A portion of the Bacillus oleivorans genome contains these proteins:
- the resA gene encoding thiol-disulfide oxidoreductase ResA, with protein MEKKQNRLILRTIILVLLFSAVGYALYSNLTQADRETIGVGDKAPNFALEDMEGNVHKLSDYEGQGVFLNFWGTWCEPCKVEMPYMENQYSYYKDDGVTILAVNVGESTMAVEKFVEEYGMTFPVLRDTKSSEVQRAYNIAPLPTTILINPEGVIEEIITTTMTEEKVRESMEKIKP; from the coding sequence ATGGAAAAAAAGCAAAATAGACTAATTCTTAGAACAATTATATTAGTATTGCTATTTTCAGCTGTCGGATATGCGCTTTATTCAAATCTGACACAAGCTGACCGTGAAACGATTGGTGTCGGTGATAAAGCACCGAACTTTGCTTTAGAAGATATGGAAGGCAATGTACATAAACTCTCAGACTATGAGGGTCAGGGTGTTTTCTTGAACTTTTGGGGAACATGGTGTGAGCCTTGCAAAGTAGAAATGCCATATATGGAAAATCAATATTCTTATTATAAGGATGATGGAGTTACGATTTTAGCTGTTAATGTCGGCGAATCGACAATGGCTGTTGAAAAATTTGTTGAAGAATACGGTATGACTTTTCCAGTTTTAAGAGACACGAAAAGTTCGGAAGTGCAGCGGGCTTATAATATTGCACCTCTTCCGACTACTATTTTAATTAATCCAGAAGGGGTTATTGAAGAAATAATTACAACAACCATGACAGAAGAAAAAGTTCGTGAATCTATGGAGAAAATTAAGCCTTGA
- the ccsB gene encoding c-type cytochrome biogenesis protein CcsB, with amino-acid sequence MVELSGNLLFIAFILYLLGTFIFAGSIRQKKNMDVQKKPERWSKVGIVVTIFGFIAQLGYFITRWIAAGHAPVSNLFEFITFFGMMLVAAFIVIFFIYRNAVLGLFSLPIALLIIAYASMFPNEISPLVPSLKSYWLHIHVTTAATGEAVLAISFAAGLIYLIKSIDQTKSSKSSFWLEVVLFSLISVLGFILTTSSFAIADYESQFVYTDKDGETAETTYTLPAIVGPHEGELVTEGHIEPMVQVPAFINAKKLNTVLWSLGAGAVLYLLIRLITRKRIGALLKPLTKNSKLELLDEIGYRSVLIGFPIFTLGALIFAMIWAQLAWSRFWGWDPKEVWALITWLFYAAFLHLRLSKGWHGEKSAWLAVIGFAIIMFNLIVVNLVIAGLHSYAGV; translated from the coding sequence ATGGTTGAATTAAGCGGAAATTTACTATTTATAGCATTTATTCTTTACCTGTTAGGAACCTTCATTTTTGCTGGTTCGATCAGACAAAAGAAAAATATGGATGTGCAAAAAAAGCCTGAGAGATGGTCCAAAGTGGGAATTGTTGTGACCATTTTTGGATTTATCGCACAGCTTGGGTATTTTATTACCAGATGGATAGCAGCAGGACATGCTCCAGTAAGTAATTTATTTGAGTTTATTACATTCTTCGGCATGATGCTTGTTGCTGCCTTTATCGTTATCTTTTTTATCTATCGCAATGCAGTGCTTGGCTTGTTTTCCTTGCCGATTGCTTTATTAATCATTGCCTATGCGAGTATGTTTCCTAATGAAATTTCTCCTTTAGTGCCATCTTTAAAAAGCTACTGGCTTCATATTCACGTAACAACCGCTGCCACAGGTGAGGCAGTTCTCGCCATCAGTTTTGCAGCAGGGCTGATCTACTTGATTAAGTCAATTGATCAGACAAAAAGCTCCAAGTCAAGCTTTTGGCTGGAGGTCGTTTTGTTTAGTTTAATTTCAGTACTAGGTTTTATATTGACGACCTCTTCATTTGCAATAGCTGATTATGAAAGCCAATTTGTTTATACCGATAAAGATGGAGAAACGGCAGAAACAACTTATACCCTGCCTGCCATAGTTGGTCCTCATGAAGGAGAACTAGTAACAGAAGGACATATTGAGCCTATGGTTCAGGTTCCGGCTTTTATCAACGCTAAGAAATTGAATACTGTATTATGGTCATTGGGGGCAGGGGCCGTTCTTTATCTGCTCATCCGGCTCATCACTAGAAAGAGAATCGGAGCCTTATTAAAGCCTCTAACCAAGAATTCCAAATTAGAACTTTTAGATGAAATAGGCTACCGTTCTGTTTTAATAGGTTTTCCTATTTTTACGTTAGGTGCGCTTATCTTTGCGATGATTTGGGCGCAGCTTGCGTGGAGCCGATTTTGGGGCTGGGACCCGAAAGAGGTTTGGGCTCTGATTACCTGGTTATTTTACGCTGCCTTTTTACATTTACGGCTTTCAAAAGGATGGCACGGCGAAAAGTCTGCATGGCTAGCAGTAATTGGATTTGCTATAATTATGTTTAATCTTATTGTTGTCAATCTCGTTATTGCGGGACTTCATTCCTACGCTGGGGTGTAA
- a CDS encoding spore maturation protein, with the protein MELISIISLWLIPLIVGGILLYGTWKRVPTYETFVEGGKDGIQIAFSIIPYLVGMLVAITVFRASGALEYFMGLLEPLLLLIGVPPEIVPLAIIRPISGTAALGMTSDLIATYGPDSFIGRLASTLQGSTDTTFYVLTVYFGAVGIKKMGDALKVGLWADLVGIMASIIIVTIVFGK; encoded by the coding sequence ATGGAACTCATCAGCATTATCTCTCTTTGGCTGATTCCGCTGATTGTCGGAGGAATTCTTCTTTATGGAACCTGGAAAAGGGTACCGACTTACGAGACCTTTGTTGAAGGCGGTAAAGATGGAATCCAAATTGCTTTTTCTATCATCCCTTATTTAGTAGGGATGCTGGTCGCTATCACTGTCTTTCGGGCCTCTGGTGCACTCGAATATTTTATGGGACTGCTAGAGCCGCTTTTACTTTTAATTGGAGTCCCTCCTGAAATTGTTCCATTAGCTATTATCAGGCCAATTTCAGGAACGGCAGCTTTAGGTATGACAAGTGATTTAATTGCAACATATGGACCTGATTCCTTCATTGGAAGACTGGCATCTACACTTCAAGGAAGCACGGACACTACGTTTTATGTTTTGACGGTCTATTTTGGTGCAGTTGGCATTAAAAAGATGGGAGATGCGTTAAAGGTAGGGCTTTGGGCAGATCTAGTCGGTATTATGGCCTCCATTATTATTGTCACTATTGTATTTGGAAAATAA
- a CDS encoding D-alanyl-D-alanine carboxypeptidase family protein: MHKIKKVVLLLFCFILLMNVFAIEAKALSVSAYSAILIDQDTGRVLYEKRAHEKRRIASITKIMTAILAIESGKLNETVTVSERAVRTEGSSLYLKTGEKIKLQDLVYGLMLRSGNDAAVAIAEHVGGSLEGFVYLMNQKAMELGMRNTHFANPHGLDDSDDHYSSAYDMAILTSYAMKNEAYQIIAGTKVYRAPNPDEKWDRVWRNKNKLLTRLYEHSTGGKTGYTKLAGRTLVSTASLDNMNLVAVTLNAPSDWNDHINLFEYAFDTFENITLVHKGEVIELDDSYYEGKVTIKNSFSYPVKEEEIEDFRVEYRMIEPKKQWERHPEEIPEVVGKAIVYFHEEVIKEVPIYYSAGSRDEETWFELFKGIFTAFVGVNLYG, from the coding sequence ATGCACAAGATTAAAAAAGTCGTCTTACTACTGTTTTGTTTCATACTATTAATGAATGTCTTCGCAATTGAAGCAAAGGCTTTATCTGTGAGTGCATATAGTGCGATTCTAATAGATCAGGATACTGGTCGTGTGTTATATGAAAAAAGAGCTCATGAAAAAAGACGAATCGCCTCAATTACAAAAATAATGACGGCTATCTTAGCAATTGAGTCGGGAAAATTAAATGAGACCGTAACAGTAAGCGAACGGGCTGTTAGAACAGAAGGCTCCTCTCTCTACTTGAAAACAGGGGAAAAGATTAAATTACAAGATTTAGTGTATGGACTGATGCTTCGTTCTGGAAATGATGCCGCGGTTGCTATTGCTGAACATGTGGGGGGAAGTCTCGAAGGCTTTGTTTATTTAATGAACCAAAAAGCAATGGAGCTTGGCATGAGGAATACGCATTTTGCCAATCCGCACGGTTTAGATGATTCAGATGACCATTATTCTAGTGCATATGATATGGCTATCTTAACAAGTTATGCAATGAAAAACGAAGCGTATCAAATAATTGCTGGTACGAAAGTGTACCGGGCCCCAAACCCTGATGAGAAGTGGGACAGAGTTTGGCGCAACAAAAATAAGCTGCTGACAAGATTATATGAACACAGTACCGGGGGAAAAACTGGCTATACAAAATTGGCTGGGAGAACGCTTGTTTCAACAGCTTCCCTCGATAATATGAATCTGGTCGCTGTTACGTTAAATGCTCCAAGCGATTGGAATGACCATATCAATCTGTTTGAATATGCGTTTGATACGTTCGAAAACATAACACTCGTACATAAAGGGGAAGTTATCGAGTTAGATGATAGTTATTATGAAGGGAAAGTTACAATTAAGAATTCCTTTTCCTATCCGGTAAAGGAAGAAGAGATAGAGGACTTTCGCGTAGAGTATCGAATGATTGAACCAAAAAAACAGTGGGAAAGACACCCAGAAGAAATTCCAGAAGTTGTCGGAAAGGCAATTGTTTATTTCCATGAAGAAGTCATAAAAGAAGTGCCGATCTATTATAGTGCGGGATCAAGGGACGAAGAAACTTGGTTTGAATTGTTTAAGGGAATATTTACTGCATTCGTGGGTGTCAATCTGTATGGTTAA
- a CDS encoding pseudouridine synthase, translating to MERLQKVIAQAGVASRRKAEELIASGKVKVNGQVVLELGTKVKPSDQIEVNGIPLEKEEPVYFLFYKPRGVISSVKDDKGRKVVTDFFPELKERIFPVGRLDYDTSGILLMTNDGEFTNQMTHPRYHIPKTYIAKVKGIPSKTEIAQLQKGVKLEDGMTAPAKVKMLSFDKRKNSSILELTIHEGKNRQVRRMFEAIGHPVLKLKRERFAFLTLDDLSPGDSRELTPHEVKQLRNLIQNG from the coding sequence ATGGAACGCCTGCAAAAGGTAATAGCACAAGCTGGAGTCGCATCCAGAAGAAAAGCGGAAGAATTAATTGCTTCTGGCAAAGTAAAAGTAAATGGGCAAGTTGTACTAGAGCTTGGTACAAAGGTTAAACCATCCGATCAAATAGAAGTAAACGGGATTCCGCTTGAAAAGGAAGAACCTGTTTATTTTTTGTTTTATAAACCAAGAGGGGTTATTTCTAGTGTAAAGGACGATAAGGGAAGAAAGGTAGTTACTGACTTTTTTCCAGAGTTAAAAGAAAGAATATTTCCAGTCGGTCGCCTGGATTATGATACATCAGGGATTCTTTTGATGACTAATGACGGGGAGTTCACAAATCAGATGACACACCCACGTTATCATATCCCAAAAACCTATATTGCGAAGGTTAAGGGAATTCCAAGTAAAACAGAAATAGCACAGCTGCAAAAAGGTGTAAAGCTAGAAGATGGCATGACTGCGCCTGCAAAGGTTAAAATGCTGTCGTTTGATAAACGCAAGAATAGTTCTATCTTGGAATTAACAATTCATGAGGGGAAAAATAGACAGGTCCGCCGCATGTTTGAAGCAATTGGACATCCTGTTTTAAAATTAAAAAGGGAACGTTTTGCTTTTTTAACACTGGATGATCTTAGCCCTGGAGATTCTCGCGAATTGACACCGCATGAAGTAAAACAATTGCGGAACTTAATCCAAAATGGATGA
- the resB gene encoding cytochrome c biogenesis protein ResB, translating to MNHVKCECGHVNPHGTVLCESCGKILVETEEKKKLVDMRYEGSARRSQTYKKTIVDRIWNFFSSVKVGIWLIVVTLSVSAIGTILPQEEFIPQNVPAGNYYESEYGWFGRLYYLLGFQDLYGSWIYLLLIASIGVSLVICSLDRVVPLYRALKRQRVIKHEGFMKRQRLYIMAEGEAAKLEETFENIKQNLQKKRYHIRDEDGSLLAEKGRFSRWGPYINHIGLIIFLIGCMLRFVPGMYVDEQLWVEEGEIRPIPGTNREYYLGNNEFIIDVYDGTERNGVFEESLERTNGDIVSNYQSNVTLYKRSSETVLGQTPELEKVKDYSIQVNKPLKFDGYSLYQMSFNQGEFKAMTFTLINQETGESYGEIKIDLEDPQEVYDLGNGYKVAIVRYYPDVKFDENLIPTNTSPYPRNPAFIFNVISPENQQGEMSIVAIQQTYDPSGQNKYKMKFAMMESKEVSGLTVRKDNTIWILALGGLIFMIGVVQGAYWNHRRIWIQKQKDHVLIAAHTNKNWYGLKRELEKVFEETPQFIPEDQMEKNEGSE from the coding sequence ATGAATCACGTAAAATGTGAATGTGGCCATGTGAATCCTCATGGAACTGTTCTGTGTGAATCATGTGGAAAAATATTAGTAGAAACAGAAGAAAAGAAAAAACTGGTAGATATGCGATATGAGGGAAGTGCCAGGCGATCACAGACGTACAAAAAAACGATCGTAGATCGAATCTGGAACTTCTTTTCCTCTGTAAAAGTAGGAATTTGGCTGATTGTCGTTACCCTTAGTGTGTCAGCAATAGGAACAATCCTTCCGCAAGAAGAGTTCATTCCGCAAAATGTTCCTGCAGGCAATTATTATGAGAGTGAGTACGGCTGGTTTGGACGATTATATTATTTATTAGGGTTTCAGGATCTTTATGGATCATGGATTTATCTCTTATTAATTGCGTCCATAGGAGTTTCTCTTGTTATTTGCAGCCTGGATCGGGTTGTTCCTCTTTATCGTGCACTAAAGCGGCAACGAGTGATTAAGCACGAAGGCTTTATGAAAAGACAGCGTCTTTATATAATGGCTGAAGGTGAAGCTGCAAAGCTTGAAGAAACATTTGAAAATATTAAACAAAATTTACAGAAAAAAAGGTATCATATTAGAGATGAAGACGGCAGTTTATTAGCAGAAAAAGGACGATTTTCCCGTTGGGGTCCGTATATTAATCATATCGGTCTTATCATATTCTTGATTGGCTGTATGCTTCGGTTTGTACCAGGGATGTATGTGGATGAACAGCTTTGGGTTGAAGAAGGAGAAATCAGACCTATCCCTGGGACAAACCGCGAATATTATCTAGGAAACAATGAATTTATCATTGATGTTTATGATGGTACTGAACGAAATGGTGTATTTGAGGAATCGCTTGAAAGAACGAATGGGGATATCGTAAGTAATTATCAGTCAAATGTTACGTTGTACAAGCGTTCTTCTGAAACTGTATTAGGGCAGACACCTGAGCTTGAAAAAGTTAAAGATTACTCAATTCAGGTCAATAAGCCTCTGAAATTTGATGGGTATTCCCTTTATCAGATGTCCTTTAACCAAGGCGAATTTAAAGCTATGACTTTTACACTCATCAATCAGGAGACAGGGGAATCTTACGGTGAAATCAAAATTGATTTAGAAGACCCTCAGGAAGTGTATGATTTAGGAAACGGATACAAAGTGGCAATAGTCCGTTACTATCCGGATGTTAAATTTGATGAAAACTTAATACCTACGAATACATCACCGTATCCAAGGAATCCTGCTTTTATCTTTAATGTCATATCTCCTGAAAATCAACAAGGAGAAATGAGTATCGTTGCGATTCAGCAGACGTATGACCCTTCTGGGCAGAACAAATACAAAATGAAGTTTGCCATGATGGAAAGCAAAGAGGTTTCAGGGCTGACTGTTCGGAAGGATAACACAATCTGGATTTTGGCTCTCGGGGGTCTGATTTTTATGATTGGTGTTGTTCAGGGGGCCTACTGGAACCATAGAAGGATTTGGATTCAAAAACAAAAAGATCATGTATTAATAGCGGCTCATACCAATAAAAACTGGTACGGATTAAAGAGAGAATTAGAAAAAGTTTTCGAAGAAACCCCTCAATTTATTCCAGAGGATCAAATGGAAAAAAACGAGGGCTCCGAATAG
- a CDS encoding nucleoside recognition domain-containing protein, with the protein MVNYIWVSLTIIGILFAIINGKMDEVNKALFDGAKEAVTISIGLISILVFWLGIMRIAQEAGLLNLFGRLFKPIVKRLFPEVPPEHPAMGYILSNMMANMFGLGNAATPLGIKAMEQLKELNGNKPIASRSMITFLAINTSSLTLIPTTVLAIRMNYHSANPTEIVFPTIIATICSTVGAIIIDRYYYWRRIKKGRDL; encoded by the coding sequence ATGGTTAATTATATATGGGTATCTCTCACTATAATTGGGATCTTATTTGCTATCATTAATGGAAAAATGGATGAAGTGAATAAAGCTTTATTTGATGGAGCAAAAGAAGCTGTTACCATTTCAATTGGTCTCATCAGTATTTTGGTATTTTGGCTGGGAATCATGAGAATTGCCCAAGAAGCCGGACTTTTAAATTTATTTGGCAGGCTTTTTAAACCAATTGTTAAGCGATTATTCCCAGAAGTGCCTCCAGAACATCCGGCGATGGGATATATTCTTTCAAATATGATGGCCAATATGTTTGGGCTTGGTAATGCGGCAACCCCATTAGGGATCAAGGCTATGGAACAACTCAAGGAACTCAACGGGAATAAACCGATAGCGAGCCGTTCAATGATTACTTTTTTAGCAATTAATACTTCCAGTCTAACGCTAATTCCGACAACTGTTTTAGCAATAAGGATGAATTATCATTCAGCTAACCCGACAGAAATTGTATTTCCAACGATTATTGCAACCATCTGCTCTACAGTAGGGGCTATTATCATTGACCGGTACTATTATTGGCGGAGAATTAAAAAGGGGAGGGATCTATAA